A single genomic interval of Phaeodactylum tricornutum CCAP 1055/1 chromosome 5, whole genome shotgun sequence harbors:
- a CDS encoding predicted protein: MQDFGNTECSERSWTSYRPRLDSIASTTSTGNSVRKAPSSPTRNARNSSPSQGMGMLTTSPIVNPRLVHLPDKSLGSSTLAYPANTTQNSDFASTKIKSVVDSDHEVCATTAIPQHSRHAGVSVLEKQYSCNQRALLSLEPLDQRLDQAHDGQRQQDSSRATPYQETLSPIKEIRTRSQSHFECESDMNIPFDEEETVEDRNKSFMNVAATGSLLLHSSNNVEGSYIVPPNRRNCNSDLVTSRVSLALSRLSTPLDHQLLNTCSNHKARSGEADVQQDSFGTFSSTLNRHQPEDDDSLFDFQEGQKSAIFTAAHRPVKHSEGSNKSSKSLSTSISLHRQHHDNDGTGSENEQGNLSPKYLRERSQAAWKRKKILHSKRPTLIATVPSPDSVDIGASSAISFAKIIVPSQHLHNDNEDEAEDATLGGNSLNSEYTKSMESEVEDAFKDIFMIGSGTYTQPGRRKVKCNPNARERLRTCVEEGGNDTYENNTLATCNDDNWDDSFTVKRNLTSPPQHSPKRTSELDHNNALLEALGVVESSLNAFGAVLGFDVGTKTTETIKAKALNTSASNARHDAVTGFQNLLEFASDVLLGSPSTETPLSIVDQDSAKAVTFSAPLLENDRRLVDLALETALSWHRMKGHTVDSAYELNIVDDIKFIVVDLKLPLGLVFQENTGGCWVAKVLSSGTTNTSRSVTVGDQLAAIDGVSVIKMKVNEIASIIGEKRFETVLTFLRYIGPVRSAPSYTKDIEGCNIAPKPLASIVDTGWRFQTTRAGSVIKSNKLDEAVEENETTEKKSFVLFS, from the coding sequence ATGCAAGACTTTGGCAACACTGAATGTAGCGAAAGGAGCTGGACATCCTACCGTCCCCGTTTGGACAGTATTGCAAGTACCACGAGCACAGGAAATAGTGTGAGGAAAGCTCCCTCCAGCCCAACAAGAAACGCCAGAAATTCGTCTCCCTCACAGGGTATGGGAATGTTGACCACATCGCCCATCGTCAACCCAAGACTAGTCCATCTTCCGGACAAGAGTCTTGGTTCGTCGACCCTGGCATATCCAGCGAACACGACCCAGAATAGCGACTTCGCATCAACAAAAATCAAAagtgttgttgacagtgatcaTGAAGTTTGTGCCACAACGGCGATTCCGCAGCATTCTAGACACGCTGGTGTTTCAGTGCTCGAGAAACAGTATAGCTGCAACCAACGAGCacttttgtcgttggaaCCTCTCGATCAGCGGCTTGACCAGGCGCATGACGGACAGCGGCAACAAGACTCCTCTCGAGCAACTCCCTACCAAGAAACTCTGTCTCCAATAAAAGAAATACGGACTCGCAGCCAATCACATTTTGAGTGTGAAAGTGATATGAACATACCTTTtgacgaagaggaaacaGTGGAAGACAGGAACAAATCTTTTATGAATGTGGCTGCTACAGGCTCGCTGCTGCTACATTCATCAAACAACGTGGAAGGCTCCTACATTGTTCCTCCCAATCGAAGGAACTGCAATTCTGACTTAGTCACTTCTCGCGTTAGCTTAGCCCTGTCCCGATTGTCTACCCCTTTGGATCATCAATTGCTAAATACGTGTAGCAATCACAAAGCGCGCTCTGGCGAAGCAGATGTTCAACAAGATTCTTTTGGTACATTCTCCAGCACACTGAATCGGCATCAACCCGAAGATGACGATTCGCTTTTTGACTTTCAAGAAGGCCAGAAATCAGCGATCTTTACTGCTGCTCATCGTCCAGTAAAGCACTCCGAAGGAAGCAATAAATCAAGCAAGTCATTGAGCACCTCCATTTCATTGCACAGGCAGCACCACGACAACGATGGTACGGGCTCAGAGAATGAGCAAGGCAATCTTTCGCCAAAATATTTGCGAGAGCGATCCCAGGCGGCTTGGAAACGCAAAAAAATTCTTCACAGCAAAAGACCAACGCTAATAGCTACCGTTCCATCGCCAGATTCTGTAGACATTGGCGCAAGTTCTGCCATATCGTTCGCGAAGATCATCGTTCCGAGTCAACATCTAcacaacgacaacgaggacgaagcAGAAGATGCAACGTTGGGTGGCAACTCTCTCAATTCGGAGTACACAAAATCAATGGAATCTGAAGTCGAAGATGCCTTCAAAGATATTTTCATGATCGGTTCCGGGACATATACACAACCTGGTCGAAGGAAAGTGAAATGCAATCCAAATGCTAGGGAGCGCCTGCGTACTTGCGTAGAAGAAGGGGGCAATGATACCTATGAAAACAACACCTTGGCAACGTGCAATGACGACAATTGGGATGAttcttttactgttaaacGAAACTTGACAAGTCCGCCTCAACACTCTCCCAAACGAACCAGCGAGCTAGACCACAACAATGCACTACTAGAGGCTTTGGGAGTAGTGGAGAGTAGCCTGAACGCCTTTGGAGCAGTTCTGGGCTTTGATGTAGGCACTAAGACTACTGAAACCATCAAAGCAAAAGCATTGAACACATCGGCATCAAACGCGAGACATGATGCCGTGACTGGCTTTCAGAATTTGTTAGAATTCGCTTCAGATGTTCTGTTGGGATCCCCGTCGACTGAAACACCGCTTTCAATTGTCGACCAGGATTCAGCAAAAGCTGTCACGTTTTCGGCGCCTTTACTTGAAAACGATCGGCGCCTCGTAGATTTGGCATTGGAAACAGCCTTGTCTTGGCATCGAATGAAAGGACACACAGTGGATTCAGCGTATGAATTGAATATTGTGGACGACATAAAATTTATTGTCGTCGATCTCAAATTGCCTCTTGGGCTCGTTTTTCAAGAAAATACTGGTGGTTGCTGGGTGGCCAAAGTCCTCTCCTCTGGAACTACAAATACGAGTCGATCCGTCACTGTGGGAGACCAGTTGGCTGCCATTGATGGGGTGAGCGTGATCAAAATGAAAGTTAATGAGATCGCATCAATCATAGGAGAGAAACGCTTTGAAACTGTGTTGACATTTCTACGGTACATTGGGCCCGTGCGTTCTGCTCCTAGCTACACAAAAGACATAGAGGGCTGCAATATTGCACCAAAGCCATTGGCGTCGATCGTGGATACAGGATGGAGGTTCCAGACAACACGTGCTGGCTCAGTCATAAAAAGCAATAAACTGGATGAGGCggtggaagaaaacgagacaacagaaaagaaaagtttcgtCTTATTTTCGTAA
- a CDS encoding predicted protein: MDYNKNSLLVKFKFAFYVVIVNLKDSETDTPHYHVLSGMFSRPFCCCLSEASIYWLRETIFTVGVNVRLVPNSNQKMRSRNWLALVLGTSAILLGPVTALFGRAALFRSHPRNATVDLRKTSGFTLRAGSSNLPCVEYNGEEPPKRAVVLMDAFCPYHGLYLANAVRERFPDTAVVTVLSDYLYAFLSATEPESQAQWDSMRVPQDETTLAIWQSLPVAWQAVYCESDSGLESAEALREVLGVACRDKPVMLSARRHKYKMNDRVKSVGLESVKQKMCDSLDEAQAFAQELGLSTGESLQAVIVKPFRGVASESVHLCHDNAEIESAWNSITSTAVFGCKGRHDSVLVQEFLQGCEYAVDVVLRDGVPKVAAVWRYDKTQANGAPFCYVCTRLVDSHSDPQVPVVCDYVLDVLRALGVKWGLSHNEVIVTSDRGPVLVEVNCRQHNMDFCPLTMACIGYNALDMTVDALLGDEESWKVTYPAFPALRAQGCMVHLINYASGVLNEVKHLEEIDALPSVLNWEVYDHFREPGILIEPTVDIRSDAGWVQLVHEDLNTLEHNYEQLVAWMPTMFQAH; encoded by the coding sequence ATGGATTATAACAAAAACAGTCTTTTAGTCAAATTTAAATTTGCATTTTACGTCGTGATTGTGAATTTGAAAGATTCGGAGACCGATACTCCGCACTACCACGTGCTGTCCGGAATGTTTTCTCGCCCATTCTGTTGCTGTTTGAGCGAGGCGTCAATCTATTGGCTGCGAGAGACGATATTCACTGTTGGTGTCAATGTACGTCTCGTTCCTAACAGCAACCAGAAAATGCGTTCACGCAATTGGCTGGCTCTGGTTCTAGGAACGAGTGCTATTTTGCTTGGTCCAGTTACTGCCCTTTTTGGACGCGCTGCGCTTTTCCGATCCCATCCCCGAAACGCCACAGTTGATCTGCGGAAAACGAGCGGGTTTACGCTGCGAGCTGGATCTTCTAATTTACCTTGTGTGGAGTATAATGGGGAGGAACCTCCCAAACGGGCTGTCGTTCTTATGGACGCTTTCTGTCCGTACCATGGTCTTTATTTAGCGAACGCCGTTCGGGAACGCTTCCCCGATACCGCCGTCGTGACCGTTCTGTCCGACTATTTATACGCGTTTTTGTCAGCTACGGAACCAGAGTCGCAGGCACAGTGGGATTCCATGCGAGTTCCGCAAGACGAGACCACTCTTGCTATCTGGCAGTCATTACCCGTTGCATGGCAGGCAGTGTATTGCGAATCGGATTCGGGCTTGGAAAGTGCGGAAGCTTTACGAGAGGTTTTAGGTGTAGCCTGCCGGGACAAGCCGGTCATGTTATCAGCTCGAAGACACAAATACAAGATGAATGATCGCGTTAAATCAGTAGGTTTGGAGTCTGTTAAACAAAAGATGTGTGATTCGCTGGACGAAGCCCAAGCCTTTGCGCAAGAGCTGGGCCTATCAACAGGGGAATCCCTGCAAGCAGTAATCGTCAAGCCGTTTCGAGGGGTCGCGTCGGAATCCGTCCATTTATGCCATGACAATGCTGAAATAGAATCTGCGTGGAATTCAATAACGTCCACGGCGGTTTTTGGGTGCAAAGGTCGGCACGATTCTGTTCTTGTTCAGGAGTTCCTGCAAGGTTGCGAGTACGCCGTAGATGTCGTACTGCGCGATGGTGTTCCGAAAGTTGCGGCAGTGTGGAGGTACGACAAGACGCAAGCAAATGGTGCTCCCTTTTGCTATGTTTGCACGCGTCTGGTTGATTCGCATAGTGATCCGCAAGTACCAGTGGTTTGTGACTATGTGCTAGACGTCTTACGAGCTTTGGGTGTAAAATGGGGTTTGAGCCACAATGAAGTGATTGTCACATCCGACCGTGGGCCGGTCTTGGTCGAAGTGAATTGCCGCCAGCATAATATGGACTTTTGTCCGCTCACCATGGCTTGCATCGGATACAACGCATTGGATATGACGGTCGACGCTTTATTAGGGGATGAAGAAAGCTGGAAAGTGACCTATCCCGCTTTTCCCGCATTGCGAGCGCAGGGGTGCATGGTGCACTTAATCAATTACGCGTCGGGCGTGCTGAACGAAGTAAAGCATCTGGAAGAAATAGATGCGCTACCAAGTGTCCTGAACTGGGAGGTCTACGATCACTTCCGGGAGCCCGGAATCCTTATCGAACCAACTGTGGATATTCGCTCAGATGCGGGATGGGTACAGCTTGTCCACGAGGATCTGAATACGCTGGAGCACAATTATGAGCAATTGGTTGCCTGGATGCCAACAATGTTTCAGGCACATTAA
- a CDS encoding predicted protein, which yields MLEPSSWNVATPLGCWLVLEVAFAVLFYTYMVPKANQRTAPHPYRDYGSSQHLLLIRILDRIASTSHQTGRDSREALTDFLYDWFTPMNCTKASMPDAVKKKILPIARRSGHPPPLAPLQSSSMSSSASDTSSVGSGDEEDDCDNSIETWSIDGLQREDMNNFFAWAFFGKNVSEMESCEHVEMDECFRVIEERMGLVFLPGSGGCYQPRRLSLEDVYPIHRPLLVYVAILLLKLAASFLLWALGYRRVVAKESGLAGWYRPAQKGSDKLLPLLFFHGIAPGGLVLYLPMILCGLAIDGRAVFLFENRSISCELGFQAVTERETVTGVSEIVNKHLGTEQDLLCCGHSFGSCLLTWLLYDTEFRDRIRQFVLLDPVTILLSEPDVMANFLYSRRVSKIRMLASSELFTEYYLRRHFSWYNSELWLDELPSQTHVLLALAERDEIVNAPKVKELYDLYRQEYIADRVQLIYWPGAGHASCVTSPKKWEELRIRMLQQELSFSQQRT from the coding sequence ATGCTAGAACCATCATCCTGGAATGTTGCGACTCCTTTGGGCTGCTGGCTCGTCCTGGAAGTAGCCTTTGCCGTCCTTTTTTATACGTATATGGTGCCAAAAGCGAACCAACGGACAGCTCCGCATCCTTATCGCGATTATGGGAGTTCCCAACACTTACTACTCATTCGCATTCTCGATCGCATCGCTTCGACGTCACACCAAACAGGCCGTGATTCACGGGAAGCGCTGACGGACTTTCTCTATGACTGGTTTACGCCCATGAATTGTACGAAGGCCTCCATGCCCGATGCAGTAAAGAAGAAAATCCTACCGATCGCGAGAAGAAGTGGGCATCCTCCTCCACTAGCTCCGCTCCAATCTTCGAGTATGTCATCGTCAGCTTCCGACACAAGCAGCGTGGGCAGCggtgacgaagaagacgactgCGATAATTCGATAGAGACCTGGTCAATTGATGGCTTGCAAAGAGAAGACATGAACAATTTTTTTGCTTGGGCGTTTTTCGGAAAGAATGTGTCGGAAATGGAATCCTGTGAACATGTTGAAATGGACGAGTGCTTCCGAGTCATAGAGGAACGCATGGGTCTCGTATTCTTACCGGGCTCGGGTGGATGCTACCAGCCGCGACGGTTATCACTAGAGGATGTGTACCCCATACACAGGCCACTGCTTGTATATGTGGCcattcttcttttgaaaCTAGCAGcctcttttcttctttgggcGTTGGGGTACCGACGAGTGGTTGCCAAAGAATCAGGACTCGCCGGTTGGTACCGCCCGGCACAAAAAGGTTCAGACAAGCTTTTACCGCTTTTGTTCTTCCATGGAATTGCCCCGGGTGGTCTTGTGCTGTACTTGCCCATGATTCTCTGTGGCTTGGCCATCGACGGCCGAGCCGTGTTTTTGTTTGAAAACCGATCCATATCGTGCGAACTTGGCTTTCAGGCCGTGACAGAACGCGAGACCGTCACCGGAGTTTCCGAAATTGTCAACAAGCACCTGGGTACCGAGCAAGATTTGCTCTGCTGTGGTCATTCGTTTGGTTCATGTCTCTTAACTTGGCTTTTGTATGACACAGAATTCCGGGATCGAATTCGACAGTTTGTCTTGCTGGACCCCGTCACTATTCTACTGAGTGAACCCGACGTGATGGCTAACTTTTTGTATTCACGGCGTGTTTCTAAAATTCGCATGCTGGCAAGTTCCGAGCTCTTTACGGAATATTACTTGCGACGACATTTTTCGTGGTACAATAGTGAACTGTGGTTGGACGAATTGCCCAGCCAAACGCATGTACTGCTGGCGTTGGCGGAGCGGGACGAAATCGTGAATGCTCCGAAGGTGAAAGAGCTGTACGACTTGTACCGTCAAGAGTATATAGCGGATCGCGTACAACTCATTTACTGGCCGGGCGCAGGTCACGCAAGTTGTGTTACGTCACCAAAGAAGTGGGAGGAGCTCCGTATCCGCATgttgcaacaagaattgTCCTTTTCACAGCAAAGGACGTGA
- a CDS encoding predicted protein produces MGFVAESAFRTCVVLVVFKLSGREALSESVENSEGKSFLQGHKIPSETLSSFGSYPNPLNLTDSDRARFHPVISFPTIHTQDGTVVPNIQILDFTSASAHRQLATPQEQRLRREGGSSPTDQLVRKDYAVGRYDENRVGLYESALFDDLENHIDGYAGRRTLHMGIDLDGPLLTPVHAFCDGTVLNVGFNAALGDYGNVIVVEHNLPSQNMDLSTERRRVYALYGHLDDAAIVDKKTGDKIVKGQVLGRMGDIHQNGGWFIPHKRTTCPELSRWLTGPEL; encoded by the exons ATGGGTTTCGTGGCTGAATCCGCATTTCGAACTTGcgttgttcttgttgtaTTTAAACTCTCGGGGAGGGAAGCATTGAGCGAGTCCGTAGAAAATTCTGAAGGAAAAAGCTTTCTACAGGGCCACAAAATTCCATCCGAAACGCTTTCCTCTTTTGGTTCGTATCCCAACCCGCTCAACCTCACGGACAGCGACCGCGCCAGATTTCATCCCGTTATTTCGTTCCCCACCATCCATACGCAAGACGGAACCGTCGTGCCGAACATTCAAATATTGGATTTTACATCAGCCAGTGCACATCGTCAGTTGGCGACACCCCAGGAACAACGTTTGAGACGGGAGGGAGGATCGTCGCCGACGGATCAACTTGTACGGAAAGACTATGCGGTAGGACGGTACGACGAAAATCGTGTGGGGCTTTACGAGTCTGCTCTGTTTGACGACTTGGAAAACCACATCGATGGGTACGCAGGACGGCGGACTCTGCACATGGGCATTGACTTGGATGGACCTTTGCTGACTCCGGTGCACGCGTTCTGCGACGGCACAGTTCTCAACGTGGGATTTAACGCCGCATTGGGAGACTATGGAAATGTTATTGTTGTAGAGCATAATCTTCCTTCACAAAATATGGACTTGTCTACGGAACGTCGACGAGTCTATGCCTTGTACGGCCATCTAGATGATGCGGCGATCGTCGACAAAAAGACAGGCGACAAGATTGTCAAGGGCCAAGTACTGGGCAGGATGGGAGACATCCACCAAAACGGGGGGTGGTTCATACCGCAC AAACGCACGACATGCCCGGAGCTGTCTCGATGGCTGACCGGACCCGAGCTTTGA
- a CDS encoding predicted protein, which produces MNQAESSNHSNCNRLQVAVSNEPLISVDERLPASSSLLAPSHQTVRYEQRNDSTNNSDEHAAKPANIPDNMDVYRAKAHVVLNQQRLAVVGREIRTLLAVFANKALEFWGKSRDMFDRHEPLLIQLGLFFTTMGELDLIQKRMTSLFRQQCALMREAGIKTES; this is translated from the coding sequence ATGAATCAAGCGGAGTCCAGCAACCATTCGAATTGCAATCGTCTGCAAGTTGCAGTTTCGAATGAGCCGCTCATTTCTGTGGACGAACGGCTGCCAGCCTCTTCCTCCCTTCTCGCACCGTCACACCAAACAGTCCGATACGAACAGCGGAATGATTCTACTAACAATAGCGATGAACATGCAGCGAAGCCAGCGAACATTCCCGACAATATGGACGTGTACCGCGCAAAAGCCCATGTAGTTCTGAACCAGCAACGCCTTGCCGTAGTAGGGCGAGAGATCCGAACCTTGCTTGCCGTCTTTGCCAATAAAGCTCTCGAATTTTGGGGTAAAAGCAGAGATATGTTTGACAGACACGAGCCCCTCTTGATTCAACTTGGCTTATTCTTCACAACAATGGGCGAGCTCGATCTTATCCAAAAGCGCATGACTAGTCTCTTTCGGCAACAGTGCGCCCTCATGCGAGAAGCTGGAATCAAAACCGAATCCTGA
- a CDS encoding predicted protein, with protein NRPQHIKATRYNLPVAEMEYDVVDAIRTNDVTIICGETGSGKSTQVPQILYEAGFTTAVSDASEKNNFIIGVTQPRRVAAVSTAKRVGYEMGVGNGQTITNGRKGEGNLVAYQTRYEVAGLGPATHVKFMTDGILLQEIQSDLLLRKYSVVILDEAHERNLNTDVLIGLLSVAMPLRHQAAQEAGSGIVPLKLVIMSATLRVEDFVDNVKLFGSNIPAVVKVPGRTYPVTVHHSKVTEIDKYEEAAFRMISKIHKKLPQGGILVFLTGKQEIVRMVKRLRLEYIVVSLFYSLTLSSQARPSYSSLLPAEEQAKIFATVPEGYRLIVVATNVAETSITIPGISYVVDTGRQKCRNYNTSTGVTSFDIMWISKAAADQRAGRAGRTGPGHCYRLYSSSMYARQMDAYALPEVLTRPLEDVVLAMKGMNVSNVGDFPFPTPPDRKQLDAAVRLLADIGCVDLSEIEEKGGDGQATRLGVAVANLPLGVRFGKMLLVAAQAGVLDHAIAMIAALT; from the exons AATCGCCCCCAACATATCAAAGCTACTCGCTATAACCTGCCTGTTGCCGAAATGGAGTATGATGTAGTGGACGCTATTCGTACTAATGACGTGACAATTATTTGCGGAGAAACTGGGTCAGGGAAATCAACGCAGGTTCCACAAATTCTCTATGAAGCGGGGTTCACGACCGCCGTTAGTGATGCGTCGGAGAAAAACAACTTTATAATTGGTGTCACGCAACCTCGACGAGTTGCCGCCGTTTCTACTGCCAAACGAGTTGGCTATGAGATGGGCGTAGGCAACGGACAGACAATTACAAATGGAAGGAAGGGCGAAGGAAACCTAGTAGCCTATCAAACTCGATACGAAGTAGCAGGGCTTGGACCCGCGACTCATGTAAAATTTATGACAGATGGCATCCTTCTCCAGGAGATTCAATCTGATTTGCTCTTAAGAAAATACTCTGTTGTCATCCTTGACGAAGCACACGAGCGCAATCTCAATACGGACGTCCTCATCGGACTGCTCAGCGTAGCTATGCCGCTCCGCCACCAAGCAGCTCAAGAGGCTGGATCGGGGATTGTGCCTCTGAAGCTAGTTATCATGAGCGCAACACTTAGAGTCGAAGACTTTGTTGACAATGTCAAACTCTTTGGTTCCAACATTCCAGCAGTGGTTAAAGTACCTGGTAGGACTTATCCCGTCACTGTCCATCATAGTAAAGTCACTGAAATAGACAAGTACG AGGAAGCGGCATTTCGCATGATCAGCAAGATTCATAAAAAGCTTCCACAAGGTGGTATCCTAGTTTTCTTGACTGGTAAACAAGAAATTGTTCGGATGGTCAAAAGGCTTCGAC TTGAATACATTGTTGTATCGTTGTTTTATTCTTTAACACTTTCCTCACAAGCTCGTCCTTCCTATAGTTCTTTGTTACCAGCTGAGGAACAGGCCAAAATCTTTGCAACTGTACCTGAAGGGTATCGGCTCATTGTAGTTGCTACCAATGTCGCCGAAACTAGTATTACAATTCCTGGAATCTCCTACGTGGTCGACACTGGTCGACAAAAATGCCGGAATTACAATACTTCAACAGGCGTAACCTCCTTTGACATCATGTGGATAAGTAAAGCCGCGGCGGACCAAAGAGCGGGGCGTGCAGGTCGAACTGGACCTGGGCACTGCTACCGATTGTACTCGAGTAGTATGTATGCTAGACAGATGGATGCCTATGCACTCCCAGAGGTGTTGACGCGTCCGTTGGAAGATGTCGTGTTGGCTATGAAGGGAATGAATGTATCCAATGTTGGGGACTTTCCGTTTCCAACCCCGCCAGACCGGAAACAGCTTGATGCCGCGGTGCGACTGTTGGCCGATATTGGATGTGTCGATTTGTCGGAAATCGAAGAGAAAGGTGGCGACGGACAAGCGACTCGGCTTGGGGTGGCTGTCGCAAACCTGCCCTTGGGAGTGCGTTTCGGCAAGATGCTGCTGGTAGCTGCTCAGGCCGGAGTTCTTGATCATGCAATCGCGATGATTGCTGCGCTCACA
- a CDS encoding predicted protein, whose amino-acid sequence MISRTAVFYSVASLLLMILADSSLAFTPPRPSSPVVSQFTQATFSAKKGKEDLSYIETRDMTREEMQALNKQNEDIMNAELIGMTVFSLVLSVPMLYLVWVGFFSETAGDFDL is encoded by the coding sequence ATGATTTCCCGAACCGCTGTTTTTTACTCCGTGGCATCCCTATTGTTGATGATCCTGGCCGACTCATCGTTAGCCTTCACGCCTCCCCGGCCGTCGTCTCCAGTTGTTAGCCAGTTCACCCAAGCCACGTTTTCTGCTAAAAAAGGCAAGGAAGATTTGAGCTATATTGAAACACGAGACATGACTCGGGAAGAAATGCAAGCGTTGAATAAACAGAATGAAGACATTATGAACGCAGAGTTGATTGGTATGACCGTTTTTTCGTTAGTCCTCAGTGTTCCTATGCTATACCTGGTGTGGGTCGGCTTTTTCTCCGAGACGGCGGGCGACTTTGATTTGTGA